The Clostridium aceticum genomic interval AATATATTGGTGTTCCATTATTTACTATTCATTTAAGTTCTTATATAGTATAACATAACTAATTATACAAGGCAAGTTTTTTTTGGTTATTTTTAGTTGTTTTTAGTATGCACTATAGCTCTAAGCCCTTCGCCAATAATAAATTGCCAGTTGTGTCCGATCTCTTACCTGTAATTTTTCTAATATAATTGATAAGGTATTGCGTACCGTTCCTTCAGTAAGGAATAAATGCTCCGCTATTTCACGATTAGAAAGTCCCTGTACCACCAACTCTAGTATATCCTTCTCTCGAGGAGTCAATTCTTCAAATCCTTCTCTTTCAGGCTGCATTAAGGACTTGAGCACATCCGCATCTAATACTGATGTACCTGAAAACAAAGTGCGTAATTGCTGTGCCATACTAGAAACTTCTGTGGATTTAATTAAATAGCCCTCGGCCCCTGCTAAGATGGCAAGACGGATATTTTGTTCATCCTGAAAGGTGGTCAGCATCATCACCCGAACCTGAGGCCAATCCTTCTTAATCTGTCGTGTGGCTTGTATCCCATCCATAACAGGCATCCTTATATCCATTAATACCACATCCGGCAATGCGGACTGGCAACAGGCAATGGCTTCAGCTCCATTGCTGGCTGTAGCCATCACCTCCATATCCTCTTCACGAGAAAGAAGTATCTGAAGACTTTGACATACCAATAAATCATCATCTACGATTAAGATTTTCATATTACCCTCCTCCTTTAGCCTTCAAGCTTTCAGTGATCTTTTTTCCATTGGTAGAACACATATCAATTGAAATCCCTCGTCTGTATCAATGGATATACTGCCACCTACAGCCTTAGCCCGCTGTCGAAGGTTTCTAATTCCTATACCATCGCTATCCCCACTACCACCTATACCATCATCATGTATAGATAATCGTACAATGTGAGGGTTAACATCTAAAGATATGTTTACTTTTGTGGCTTTCGCATGACGTGCTGCATTTGTTAAAGCTTCCTTTAAACAGGGTTCAAGTATACTCCACAAATAAGCAGGTACGCTAGAAGTATCTCCATAGCTTTGAAAATGGATGGGGCACATAGTAAATCCGTTGCATATTGCCTTAAGTCCCTCAAGCCCTATCATCATTACTGGTTTCATATTATGTACTCTCTCCCTTAAATAAAGAGCACTATTGGAGAGGCGTTGTTGTGCCTGAACAAACATATCCCTGGCCAAAGGGTTTTCTTCCTTCCATAGCTGTTCAAAGGCTTGCAGTGCCAATACAGCAGCAGTAAGTTCATGCCCCACATCATCATGCAATTCCTGAGCAATCCGATTCCGTTCAGCTAGTTCTGCCATTCTAGCTGTTTGAACATTGGCTAACAATAATTCACCTTTCAAGCTTTCCAGTTCATATCGATCCCGACGCTGTTGGTCTGCTTCTTGTCGATATATATTGGTTTCTAAAGACCAGCTGCGAATAGTCCATCCTGAAAGCACTGCTACAGCAAGGACAGCAATTAAAGGTATAGACATCTGAAAATAAATAAACATCCAAATAAGTCCAGGTACTAAAAACCACAGCTTTCCTATAAGCATTCCTTCAAACAATGGCATAGCTAGCCCGAAGGCGGCATAGGACCAAAATGGTATCGTGACTAAACAAGCGGCCTGGTCAATGATTACCATCCATCCAGATAAGCTAAAGCGCCAACGAGCTACTGCCATCATCATTAAAAATAGCAAAAGGACTACCCCTATTTCACTATCATGGTCCCTTAGCCATAACATGCACAGCAGAAATAGTCCTAGTATCCGCCAAAGAACAATACTAGCTTGTGGAGTCCATATTTCCCATTCCTTCGTCATATTTTTACACACCTTTTTGCAAGATTCACCTTCATCTATATAAAAGCAGTATGACATTTATCCTTAGGTTGAACAAATACAATGAAAGGTATTCACGCCAACTTTCTTCTACTACCCAATAATAAAAATGCTATACTAAACATCATCATCATAGCCAAAGGAAGTCCTAAATCAATTATTGAGGCACCACTTATAACAAGTATGATCCCTTCAGTTAACCAGTAGGTAGGTAATAGCATAGCTATACGTTGCAAGAGTTCCGGCATAATTTCAACAGGCCACATCACGCCCCCCAGCATACCTATCAACATGACTACACCACCGAATACGCTAGTGGCTGCCTCTTTGTTACGAAATAAAGAATACCAAGCCAAAGAAAGTCCAATGGCTGTCATAGAAAAGAAGGAGTAAATGATAAATAGCAGCACTGGAGAAATTAATTTTCCACCATGTACAGCTACACCAACTATTACCACCACAAGGTTTACTGCTATTAGTATAATGGAATAGGCTAGAAGGTTTTGCCATAAATATTGGAAATGCGTTACTGGTGCTACCCCAATTCGTAGCAATGTCTTATTCATTCGATCTTCCATAATAACGCTTGCTAGCCTAGCAGCGATAAACAATAGTAATAATCCATAATATTGAAAACCTAGAGGTATCGGAAGCCACTCCCCAACCGGTAGAAATACAGAAGCTATTGGTAGAATCAACAAAAACACGACATTGGAGGGTTTACGGAAAAAACGCTTAAAAACAAAGGTAAATATGGTCATGCCAATTTCCTCCTTCCAATATAGGTAGCCACCATTACCATTGCCACTGAAGCTGCTATTAGAATACCTAGATTTATCACTACTTTATCCATACTTTCTCCAACCATAAGGGCATAAACCGCATTCTGCCCTAGAGAAAGTGGGTTTCCATAGGAAGATAAAAAGCCCAAAACTCCAGTGTCCGGCATAGGAAACCAAACTCCCGCTAAAGCCATTGACACTAGGCCGTATGCTGTACCTAGTCTCTCTGCAGACTTATAGTTTTTTACTCCAAGCACTAAGACTAAGAATACCAGCTGGCTTAGCATGGAGAGCGTCAGTAATACTATTAATACTAATACCATATTACCCCAATCAACACCATATACCCATCGGGTAAAGAAAACCATAACTGTTCCCTGTAATGCACTAAATACGGTGCAGGTGAAAAGGATGGAAAAAGCATGTTGATGTGCCTGATATGGCAGAGAGTACATTCGCCATTTTTTAGAAGAAATTAAATCATCTCTAACATATTCCATTGTATAAAATCCCCCATAAAGCTGAAAGCCTAGAACCATAGTTAGTGCAACGCCATTCATGACAGGCACGCCAAGTGCATCTACTGCATTACCTGCTATCATCCCCAGTACAGTGATCAAAGCCAAAGGGGTTATCAACAATATGATCATCCCAAGGTATCCTCTAAGCATTCTGCGAAACATAAAGTAACTAGTCCTTAAAATCATCTTACTCCTCCCCCTTATCTCTTAATTGTTTACCAGTAAGGGTTAAAAATACATCCTCCAGAGTGGGTTTTTCTGCACTAATAGAAAGCACACCCCCAGCTTCCCTAGCAATAGAAAGCACTCTATCAAGATTGCCAGACCCTACATGGGAGATAATTTGTATTTTCTTACCCATTTGTGTTACCTGTTTCACCCCATCAAGTTTACGAAGTCTTTCTAAAAGCTCTTCTGTGGGCTCTGCCACCTCCAGCTTGATCTTTTCTTCATGCTGAATTTTTTCCACCAATTCATCTATAGTTCCCTGAGCGATGACATGCCCTTGATCCATAATCACTACTCTAGAGGCAATGGCTTGAACCTCCTCCATATAATGCGTGGTATAAAGAATGGTTGTACCTTGACGATTTAGCTCCCCCACAGTTTCGAGAATATGGTTACGGGATTGAGGATCAATCCCTACAGTAGGTTCATCCATAATTAAAAACTTTGGTCTATGGACAAGGGCACAGGCGATGTTCAATCTCCTTTGCATACCTCCTGAAAATTTAGCAGGCAGCTTCTTACTATGCTCTGCGAGACCAACAAATTCTAGTGTTTCATCTACACGTTCCTTTAACTTATTTCCCTTTAAACCATAAATACCACCAAAAAATTGCAGATTTTCTCTGGCGGTTAAGTCCCCAAAAACAGTGATCTCCTGAGTAACTAGTCCAATTTGATGCTTGATTTCAAGCATATGGTTTTTTTGTGATTTATCAAATACATGGATTTCTCCAGAATCGACGGAAACTAAACCTGCTAAAGAATGAATCAAAGTAGTTTTTCCTGCCCCATTGGGCCCTAATAACCCTAAGATTTCTCCATCAGCAATATCAAGATCAACATGATCTAGCGCTAAATGTGTACCATATCGTTTCACTATATTTTTCATATATGCGATAGCCATAAAAGTACCTCCCTAAATAAGATTATTTTATATCATTATCTTATCAAGTAGGTTTCATACTGAGTAGTGACAAATGTAATGAATGTAATACATAAGTTTAAAGGCTGCAAATGAACAACATTCATCTACAGCCTTTGTATGTATGCAAGGTATAGCATATTAGAGAGCTTCATTTCCATAATTCACTTCAAAATAATCCCCTTCTTGCAGCTGAAGGTGCCCAGACTCATAAAGCGCTCCATCCAGGGTAAGCACCACTTTTTCAACACCAAAATTAAATCCTACTGTATTTACAATGCTTTGGATCACCAATGATTCATATCCAGCCCCCAGATTCATTTCATTGACAAAGTTACTTGATAAATCTACTATAACCAGCTCTTCCTCAGCATTATATGAAAAAGATTGCAGTGTAACATTTTCACTCAATACTGGAGATATAAACTCACTATGGGAACGTTGCAGATACTCCGTATATATGGGTTCAATTTCATCATTGGTATGAAAAAAGATGTCAAAGTCCCTATAAATCACTTGCTCACTTTCAAAGTCAGGATAATAACAACGAAGTAAATAAGTAGTGTCGGTTTCCTTTTCAATGGTTGCAAGGGCTGTAACTACCTCATGATCCTCGGTTTCAAAAACCGATAGCACCATACCTATCCCCTCAACATAATAGGTTTTTGTCTGTGTGTTTTCAGATCCTTCTGTCGTCACTTCTAATGCTTCATAGTTGCCGGAGGGAGTTTCAATAGCAACATTCATTCCTGTTATTTCCCTTGTGCGCCCATCTGGCAATGTCCAATTTGTCCCCACCTGAATAGGCTCCATCAAAAGAATTTCTCTCTCCTCAGTAATATTTGCATCCGTATAATCTGCTAGATAATAGGCTTCTTCACGACTTAAAACCAGTTCTAAAGCTCCCTCACGATACTCTAGTATCTGCACCACGGTTGTCCCAGTGGTATGCGTACGAATTTGCGCTCTCTCATTACCTATAAAGTCAAAGTAAGTCTCCCTTTCTGCAAACTCCATCCCAATTCCTTCATAAGTGAAATAAGTGTTGGCCAAAAAAGGATAAAAATCTTCAATCGTTTTTTCCAGTTCACCATTATCATCTATCGGAGGAGCTTCCGGTGGAGTTTGAGTCCGACACGCTGCAAGAAAAATTAAAACAAACAATAAGATAGCTAATTTTTTCATCTACTATCACCCTCTTTTTTAGTTTTAATATACCCATCTTAAATGTTTTATATCACTTAGAGAAGAAGATCCTGTGAAATCAACTTCTTTTGAGGGACTGAAGGAGACTGATTCAACAGAGACATTAAAGAATTTTTATATCTTGACAATTTGATCAAACAAATATAAACTATACATAGATCGTCGATGCATAGTTGAAGGAGGTATTGAGATGAAAATTGATAAAGATCTTATGAAGGGTAGTACAACAATGCTAATACTTAATTTGCTAAGTAATAGTGACATGTATGGTTATCAGATGGTAAAGGAATTAGAAAAACACTCTGATAATACTTTTACTTTAAAGGAGGGTACTATGTATCCAATTCTTCATTCATTAGAAAGTGAAGGTATGGTTGAGGCCTATTGGAATGAAGGTACTTCAGAACGCAAACGAAAGTATTACCATATTACCAGTAAGGGCAAGAAGTTGCTAAAGGAAAAGAAAAAGGAATGGGAGCTTTATAGTAAGACCGTTAATAAGGTGATGGGTGGTGTTTGCTTTGAATAAATGTATTATTGATTTTTTGGATAAGGTTTGTGGACAGATAAAATATAAAAATGTCTTAGGAAATATTTCAGAAGAATTAAAATCTCATATTTACGAACTAGCAGAGGGCTATATAGAGAGGGGAATGAGTGAGGATGAGGCAGTACAAAAATCAGTAAATCAAATGGGTGACCCTGTTGAAATAGGGAAAAAGCTCGATAAAACCTATAGGCCTAAAACTGAATGGTCAATCATATCATTACTTAGTCTTATGGTTTTAATTGGGGGAATCGCTTTGTTTTCCATTGCTAGTGATCAGGCTTCATTCATGCATCTTAGTCACTATGTGAGATCCTACTTAGTTTATACACTCATAGGCATTGGTATATGTACTGTTTGCTATTTCTTTGATTATACTAGACTTGAAAAATATTCACTGCCGATTTTCATAGGCACTATTGTTTTTTTATTTACGATTCAAAAACTTGGACACCAAGTGAATGAAGTATCCTATGCACGAATAGGGGGATTAACCTTTAATCCTGTATCCATAGCACTGCCGCTTTGGCTTCTATCCTTTGCAGGACTTGTAAGTAGATGGGCTACCGGAAGTATCAAAGGGATGTTAAAAATATTAGGATTAGCATCTTTAGCTGTACTTACATTACTAGCACAACCCTCTTTTTCAAGTGCCGTCTTGCTTAGCAGCGGACTAATCATTATTATTACAATAGCAGTTATGAACAAAGAGTTTGTTGGAAATAGAAAGAGAATTTTAATCTCCATTTATGGAGGTGCAGCTTTGGTAATGTTCTCTTTATTGTTCCGTATATTAAGGCAAGGCAGTTATATTGCAAACAGATTGTTAGTATTTTTAAACCCTAGTCTGGACCCCCATGGAAACGGGTATATTAATTTGCTTTTAAATGAGGTGTTATCTGGGGCTAAGTTCTTTGGCAAGAGTGATAATCTTTACTTAACTATTGAAGGAATAAATAGAATAGCATTACCAGAAGCAAACACAGATTTTATCTTTGCCTATATTGTAGGTGCCTTTGGCTGGGTAGTAGGTATCAGCACGATTATCGTTATAGTATTAGCTGTAATCCGTATGTTTTTAGCAACAAGAAAAATTAGGCATCAATATGGTAAATACTTAGCCTGCTCCATCATATCTGTATTTACATTACAGGCATTGGGAAATATATTAATGAATGTAGGAATGGCTCCTATATTAGGTTTCTCTTTACCCTTTATCTCCTACGGTGGCACTAATTTTGTTGCAAATATGGCTTTAATAGGGGTATTGTTGGGGGTATATCGTAGAAAAGACTTGGTTATGGCAGAACAAGGACAGTTCAATGTTTAGTACACCAAGAACCTATCACTTAAGTGCTAGGTTCAACTGTTTTAAAACTTGACTATGTTAAATGCTACTGTTGATTTTTGGTTAGATAATTACAGTAACAGCCGATGTAGGCTTTGTCATCCTGAAGGAACTGAAGGATCTTGGTTAATAGCACTGATTATAAGATCCTTCGCTACCTCCAAATTTTTCTCTACTTCCCATAACCATCTGGGTGTCCTTGATGCCATTTCCATGCACTAGCTATAATTTCTTCTAGAGAAGCATGTTTAGGGTTCCATCCAAGCTCTGTTATAATCTTTTCTGAAGATGCAATCAAAATTGCCGGATCTCCTGGACGGCGACCTGCCACTTCTGCTGGGATTGCGTGTCCTGTAACCTTCCTTGCAACTTCTATCACTCCTTTTACGCTAAAGCCTTCCCCATTTCCAAGGTTATAAGTAGCGCTCCTATCTCCCTTTCGCAGTTTATCTACAGCTAGAATATGGGCATCTGCTAAATCCATAACATGTATATAATCTCTGATACAACTACCATCCTTTGTTGGATAATCTTCTCCATAAATCATAATCTTTTCCCTCTTACCCAATGCTACCTGCAATATAATAGGAATCAAATGGGTTTCTGGGCTATGATCTTCTCCAATCTTACCACTTTTATGGGCTCCTGCAACATTAAAATATCTTAGGACTATATAGTTAATACCATAAGCCACTTCCCCCCATTTTAAGATTTTTTCAACAGCTAATTTTGTCTCTCCGTAAGGATTGGTGGGAATTGTCTCTTCTTCCTCTTTTATTGGCACTCTTTTGGGTTCCCCATAGGTTGCAGCTGTAGAGGAAAATACTATTTTTTTCACATGATATTTATTCATAGCCTCTAGAAGTCTTAGGGTTCCATATACGTTATTATCATAATACTTAAAGGGTTCCTCCATACTCTCCCCCACTAGAGAAAATGCTGCAAAATGGATTACTGCTTCTATTTTATTTTCTGCAAACACTTTGTCTAAAAACTCAGTATCTCTTAAATCTCCTATATATAACTTTCCTCCTAGTACAGCTTCTTTGTGACCTTTTTCTAAATGATCTATAATAACAACTTCTTCATTTTTTTCCAAAAGAGCAGCCACTGTATGGCTTCCTATATATCCAGCTCCTCCACACACTAATATTGCCATGGTATCATCCTTTCTCTATTCACTCCCATGAGTGTATTCATTTCGACAAGTCGAAAGACTAGAAATCATCAAAAATTTTTCTATACACTATTATAACCCTATCATAAAAAATCACAAGTGCTTTTCCTTTGCTGAAGACAGCAAATGCCACTTTTAGTAAATATACCCTTAGCGTTAAGTTAAACTATAATTTCCCATACTGAGGGAAGCAAAGAGGGGTCGAAGGATCTTAGCATTAGCAAAATAACATTTGGAGAGAATTTTGGTAATAACTGTATTAGGTTACCGCCTATGATAAATATATAAGATAAAAAAACATCTTCTATTGTAACATTGCAATAAAAGATGTTTTTTTATCTTTTTTAACGAATAAAGTTCATAAAAGATTTTTTTTCTATTTCTGGCGCTTGAATAGATTCCTTTCCATGTTCAACTAACTTTAAAAGCCACGCCATATTTTTCCCTAGGATTCTCATAATTTGTACCCCTTCTTCATCCTGTAATGCCTCTCCTGGTCTAGTACCGTGAATAACATTCCAATAGTTTGAAGTGGGGATCAACATTTCTGAATAATTGATATAGTTGTTTAGTTGATCAAAGGTTGGGAGACCACCAGAACGTCTTACAGCAACAACAGATGCTCCCACCTTATGTCTTAGCATTCCTTTATTACCACTTGTAACATAAAAAGCCCTGTCTAAAAAAGACTTCATGGTTGCTGCTAATGATGAATAGTGAACAGGTGAACCTAAAATGATACCTTCTGCCTCCTTCATCTTTTGAATCCATGTATTCACCTCATCCCCTGGAAGAACACATTTTTCGTCTCTGTTCCTCATACATTGATTACAGGCCATACATCCTCTTATTTCCTTACCGCCAACATGAATTATTTCTACTTCTATGCCTTCTTTTTCTAGTTCATCCGTTACTATTTTTATAGCATGGTAAGTATTTCCTTCCTTATTAGGACTTCCATTAAAAGCTACTACCTTCATTTTTTTCCCTCCTATAGCTTCTTCCCTCTTTTAGTTTAGAGTATATAACATATTTACCCAATAGACAAGTATATAGACATGTGAACCAAAAACAAAATGAACTCGTTTCAACAAGCTGAAACATCGGTGAATCAGAGTCTACTACACCTTACTTAAAAGTCCCGCCTACGCTGACACTTTATTTTTTTCTCAGTTTTTTCTTCTTATAGATCCATTTTGGTAAATAAGAAATTATGACAAGTACCACAGCAGCAACCCCCATATAAATTGCAGTTTTCTTCGCATCTCCCTGCCCCTTGCCTACTGTGTTGACAGCAATGATCCATGCTGCTGTTCCAGGGATAATACAAAGTAGAGATACAATAGCATAAGTTGTAAAAGAAATTGCTGTCAGCCCATAAGCATAGTTTTGCAGCCAATGAGGTATGATTGGTATCATACGGG includes:
- a CDS encoding FtsW/RodA/SpoVE family cell cycle protein codes for the protein MNKCIIDFLDKVCGQIKYKNVLGNISEELKSHIYELAEGYIERGMSEDEAVQKSVNQMGDPVEIGKKLDKTYRPKTEWSIISLLSLMVLIGGIALFSIASDQASFMHLSHYVRSYLVYTLIGIGICTVCYFFDYTRLEKYSLPIFIGTIVFLFTIQKLGHQVNEVSYARIGGLTFNPVSIALPLWLLSFAGLVSRWATGSIKGMLKILGLASLAVLTLLAQPSFSSAVLLSSGLIIIITIAVMNKEFVGNRKRILISIYGGAALVMFSLLFRILRQGSYIANRLLVFLNPSLDPHGNGYINLLLNEVLSGAKFFGKSDNLYLTIEGINRIALPEANTDFIFAYIVGAFGWVVGISTIIVIVLAVIRMFLATRKIRHQYGKYLACSIISVFTLQALGNILMNVGMAPILGFSLPFISYGGTNFVANMALIGVLLGVYRRKDLVMAEQGQFNV
- a CDS encoding response regulator transcription factor — its product is MKILIVDDDLLVCQSLQILLSREEDMEVMATASNGAEAIACCQSALPDVVLMDIRMPVMDGIQATRQIKKDWPQVRVMMLTTFQDEQNIRLAILAGAEGYLIKSTEVSSMAQQLRTLFSGTSVLDADVLKSLMQPEREGFEELTPREKDILELVVQGLSNREIAEHLFLTEGTVRNTLSIILEKLQVRDRTQLAIYYWRRA
- a CDS encoding sensor histidine kinase produces the protein MTKEWEIWTPQASIVLWRILGLFLLCMLWLRDHDSEIGVVLLLFLMMMAVARWRFSLSGWMVIIDQAACLVTIPFWSYAAFGLAMPLFEGMLIGKLWFLVPGLIWMFIYFQMSIPLIAVLAVAVLSGWTIRSWSLETNIYRQEADQQRRDRYELESLKGELLLANVQTARMAELAERNRIAQELHDDVGHELTAAVLALQAFEQLWKEENPLARDMFVQAQQRLSNSALYLRERVHNMKPVMMIGLEGLKAICNGFTMCPIHFQSYGDTSSVPAYLWSILEPCLKEALTNAARHAKATKVNISLDVNPHIVRLSIHDDGIGGSGDSDGIGIRNLRQRAKAVGGSISIDTDEGFQLICVLPMEKRSLKA
- a CDS encoding ABC transporter ATP-binding protein gives rise to the protein MAIAYMKNIVKRYGTHLALDHVDLDIADGEILGLLGPNGAGKTTLIHSLAGLVSVDSGEIHVFDKSQKNHMLEIKHQIGLVTQEITVFGDLTARENLQFFGGIYGLKGNKLKERVDETLEFVGLAEHSKKLPAKFSGGMQRRLNIACALVHRPKFLIMDEPTVGIDPQSRNHILETVGELNRQGTTILYTTHYMEEVQAIASRVVIMDQGHVIAQGTIDELVEKIQHEEKIKLEVAEPTEELLERLRKLDGVKQVTQMGKKIQIISHVGSGNLDRVLSIAREAGGVLSISAEKPTLEDVFLTLTGKQLRDKGEE
- a CDS encoding ABC transporter permease, encoding MTIFTFVFKRFFRKPSNVVFLLILPIASVFLPVGEWLPIPLGFQYYGLLLLFIAARLASVIMEDRMNKTLLRIGVAPVTHFQYLWQNLLAYSIILIAVNLVVVIVGVAVHGGKLISPVLLFIIYSFFSMTAIGLSLAWYSLFRNKEAATSVFGGVVMLIGMLGGVMWPVEIMPELLQRIAMLLPTYWLTEGIILVISGASIIDLGLPLAMMMMFSIAFLLLGSRRKLA
- a CDS encoding flavodoxin family protein, producing the protein MKVVAFNGSPNKEGNTYHAIKIVTDELEKEGIEVEIIHVGGKEIRGCMACNQCMRNRDEKCVLPGDEVNTWIQKMKEAEGIILGSPVHYSSLAATMKSFLDRAFYVTSGNKGMLRHKVGASVVAVRRSGGLPTFDQLNNYINYSEMLIPTSNYWNVIHGTRPGEALQDEEGVQIMRILGKNMAWLLKLVEHGKESIQAPEIEKKSFMNFIR
- a CDS encoding GerMN domain-containing protein, translated to MKKLAILLFVLIFLAACRTQTPPEAPPIDDNGELEKTIEDFYPFLANTYFTYEGIGMEFAERETYFDFIGNERAQIRTHTTGTTVVQILEYREGALELVLSREEAYYLADYTDANITEEREILLMEPIQVGTNWTLPDGRTREITGMNVAIETPSGNYEALEVTTEGSENTQTKTYYVEGIGMVLSVFETEDHEVVTALATIEKETDTTYLLRCYYPDFESEQVIYRDFDIFFHTNDEIEPIYTEYLQRSHSEFISPVLSENVTLQSFSYNAEEELVIVDLSSNFVNEMNLGAGYESLVIQSIVNTVGFNFGVEKVVLTLDGALYESGHLQLQEGDYFEVNYGNEAL
- the galE gene encoding UDP-glucose 4-epimerase GalE, whose protein sequence is MAILVCGGAGYIGSHTVAALLEKNEEVVIIDHLEKGHKEAVLGGKLYIGDLRDTEFLDKVFAENKIEAVIHFAAFSLVGESMEEPFKYYDNNVYGTLRLLEAMNKYHVKKIVFSSTAATYGEPKRVPIKEEEETIPTNPYGETKLAVEKILKWGEVAYGINYIVLRYFNVAGAHKSGKIGEDHSPETHLIPIILQVALGKREKIMIYGEDYPTKDGSCIRDYIHVMDLADAHILAVDKLRKGDRSATYNLGNGEGFSVKGVIEVARKVTGHAIPAEVAGRRPGDPAILIASSEKIITELGWNPKHASLEEIIASAWKWHQGHPDGYGK
- a CDS encoding ABC transporter permease, whose product is MILRTSYFMFRRMLRGYLGMIILLITPLALITVLGMIAGNAVDALGVPVMNGVALTMVLGFQLYGGFYTMEYVRDDLISSKKWRMYSLPYQAHQHAFSILFTCTVFSALQGTVMVFFTRWVYGVDWGNMVLVLIVLLTLSMLSQLVFLVLVLGVKNYKSAERLGTAYGLVSMALAGVWFPMPDTGVLGFLSSYGNPLSLGQNAVYALMVGESMDKVVINLGILIAASVAMVMVATYIGRRKLA
- a CDS encoding PadR family transcriptional regulator — translated: MKIDKDLMKGSTTMLILNLLSNSDMYGYQMVKELEKHSDNTFTLKEGTMYPILHSLESEGMVEAYWNEGTSERKRKYYHITSKGKKLLKEKKKEWELYSKTVNKVMGGVCFE